Proteins found in one Misgurnus anguillicaudatus chromosome 3, ASM2758022v2, whole genome shotgun sequence genomic segment:
- the LOC129445301 gene encoding NLR family CARD domain-containing protein 3, with amino-acid sequence MSLKRKNKSASSELSCVSMKSDNSIHHPPHLSDGTLTSDLRQLSTDENLQNKSEDLHQDPHELVDDVLQRVKDQHKTIMKNKHESLFEGIKLRENQTHLKRIYTQLYIIEGESEGVNEEHEVLHMEKNTRTQHLQDTTIYCNDIFKRLPEPEYKTEKRRERKDKIKSVLTKGIAGIGKTVSVQKFILDWAEGTANQDVDFMFVFPFRELNLIQDDQYSLHKLLLDFHPELQDLDSKIYDECKVVFIFDGLDENRMTLMFSDAEKVSEVTETSSVPVLISNLMKGDLLPSALIWITSRPAAANQIPSKYINRLTEIQGFNDAQKEEYFRKRISDEHQASRIISHVRRSRSLHIMCHIPVFCWISSTVLQNILKQDNERAEIPQTLTEMYIHFLLIQMNMKNEKYDERDPEKLLQSNREVIVKLSELAFKQLMKGNVMFYEEELRESGIDITDASVYSGICTEIFKEESVMHQRKIYCFIHLSFQEFLAALYVFHYYSIKSVDTIHFFDVVHSLHRKTIDKALESETGDLDLFLRFLLGISLESNQRLLQDLLTHTVDTSETIKKTTQYIKDKIKLDLLSTERSINLFLCLLEVNDQTLYREIEEFVRSDKHSEKKLSAAHCSAIAYMLQMSEEVLDELNLKNYNTTEEGRRRLIPAVSNCTRAILTGCNLTVESCKVMASCLHSSYSSVRDLDLSNNDLQDSGVKLISDALKSPDCKLHTLRLSGCMVTDEGCCYLASALSSNPSSHLRELDLTYNHPQHSGRQMLSQILDDPKCTLEKLNLDHGGPCRITPGLRKYACNLTLDPNTANVHLVLSEDKKTVTYVKEPQPYPDHPERFNGVPQVLCKESLTGRCYWEAEWEEWTRIALTYKGISRKEGSDSMFALDEKSWRLFCTVDGYDFWHNNKSKAIPAPLSRSNRLGVYLDWSAGTLSFYSVSDTQTLTHIHTVNTTFTQPLYAGFDVRHRASLI; translated from the exons ATGAGTCTTAAAAGGAAGAACAAATCAGCTTCTTCAGAACTTAGctgtgtgtctatgaagagtgaCAACTCCATTCATCATCCCCCTCATCTCAGTGATGGAACTTTGACCTCTGACCTCAGGCAGCTCAGCACAGACGAAAACCTTCAAAATAAATCTGAAGACCTTCATCAGGATCCTCATGAACTAGTAGATGATGTTCTGCAGAGAGTCAAGGACCAACACAAAACCATCATGAAGAACAAGCATGAGAGTTTATTTGAGGGAATCAAACTCCGAGAGAATCAAACTCACCTGAAGAGGATTTACACACAACTGTACATCATAGAGGGAGAGAGTGAAGGAGTGAATGAAGAACATGAAGTTTTACACATGGAGAAAAACACCAGAACACAACACTTACAAGACACAACAATCTACTGCAATGACATCTTTAAACGCTTACCTGAACCAGAATATAAAACAGAGAaaagaagagagagaaaagacaaaatcaaGAGCGTTCTTACTAAAGGCATCGCTGGAATTGGAAAAACCGTCTCCgtacagaagttcattctggaTTGGGCCGAGGGAACGGCCAATCAGGATGTAGATTTCATGTTTGTGTTTCCGTTTCGAGAGCTGAACTTGATTCAAGATGATCAGTACAGTCTTCACAAACTTCTGCTTGACTTTCATCCTGAACTTCAAGATCTGGACTCAAAGATTTATGATGAGTgtaaagttgtgttcatctttgATGGTCTGGATGAAAACAGAATGACACTGATGTTTTCAGACGCTGAGAAAGTTTCTGAGGTGACTGAGACTTCATCAGTGCCTGTGTTGATATCAAACCTCATGAAAGGAGATCTGCTTCCCTCTGCTCTTatctggatcacctccagaccagcagcagccaatcagatcCCATCTAAATACATCAACCGTCTGACAGAAATCCAGGGATTCAATGACGCTCAGAAGGAGGAAtatttcaggaagagaatcagtgatgAACATCAAGCCAGCAGAATCATCTCACACGTCAGAAGATCAAGAAGTCTCCACATCATGTGTCACATACCAGTCTTCTGTTGGATCTCATCCACTGTGCTTCAAAACATCCTGAAACAAGACAATGAGAGAGCAGAAATCCCTCAAACTCTGACTGAAATGTACATCCACTTCCTGCTGATTCAGATGAATATGAAGAATGAGAAGTATGATGAGAGAGATCCAGAGAAACTCCTGCAGTCCAACAGAGAAGTGATTGTCAAACTGTCTGAACTGGCTTTCAAACAGCTGATGAAGGGTAATGTGATGTTTTATGAGGAGGAGCTGAGAGAGTCTGGCATAGACATCACTGACGCCTCAGTGTATTCTGGGATTTGTACTGAGATCTTTAAGGAGGAATCTGTGATGCATCAGAGGAAAATCTACTGCTTCATACATCTCAGCTTTCAGGAGTTTCTTGCTGctctctatgtgtttcattATTATAGCATCAAAAGTGTtgacacaatacatttttttgatgTTGTTCATAGTCTGCACAGAAAGACCATAGATAAAGCTCTCGAGAGTGAAACTGGAGATCTGGATCTTTTCTTGCGGTTTCTGCTGGGCATCTCACTGGAGTCCAATCAGAGACTCTTACAGGATCTACTGACACACACGGTGGACACCTCAGAAACCATCAAGAAAACCACACAATACATTAAAGATAAAATTAAACTTGATCTTCTCTCCACTGAAAGATCCATCAATCTTTTTCTGTGTCTTCTTGAAGTGAATGATCAGACTCTGTACAGAGAGATTGAGGAGTTTGTGAGATCAGACAAACACTCAGAGAAGAAACTCTCTGCTGCTCACTGTTCAGCAATAGCCTACATGCTTCAGATGTCAGAGGAGGTGCTGGATGAACTGAATCTAAAGAATTACAACACAACAGAGGAGGGGAGAAGAAGACTCATACCAGCTGTCAGCAACTGCACAAGAGCTAT ACTTACAGGCTGTAATCTCACGGTTGAGTCCTGTAAAGTAATGGCTTCATGTCTGCATTCCTCATACTCCTCTGTGAGAGATCTGGACTTGAGTAACAATGATCTGcaggattcaggagtgaagctcaTCTCTGATGCTCTCAAGAGTCCAGACTGTAAACTACACACATTGAG ATTATCAGGTTGTATGGTGACAGATGAAGGTTGTTGTTATTTGGCTTCAGCTCTGAGTTCAAACCCatcatcacacctgagagagcTGGATCTGACCTACAATCACCCACAACACTCAGGACGACAGATGCTCTCTCAGATACTTGATGATCCAAAGTGTACACTGGAGAAACTCAA TCTGGACCACGGAGGACCTTGCAGGATTACACCAGGACTACGAAAAT ATGCCTGCAATCTCACACTGGATCCAAACACAGCAAACGTTCATCTCGTTCTGTCTGAGGATAAGAAGACGGTCACTTATGTGAAAGAACCTCAGCCGTATCCTGATCATCCAGAAAGATTTAATGGTGTTCCTCAGGTTCTGTGTAAAGAGAGTCTGACTGGACGTTGTTACTGGGAGGCTGAATGGGAAGAGTGGACTCGTATAGCATTGACATATAAAGGAATTAGCAGGAAAGAAGGGAGTGACAGTATGTTTGCGCTTGATGAAAAGTCCTGGAGGCTCTTCTGTACTGTCGATGGATATGATTTTTGGCACAATAATAAAAGCAAAGCTATACCTGCTCCCTTATCTCGCTCTAATAGATTAGGAGTTTATCTGGACTGGTCAGCGGGCACTCTGTCCTTTTACAGCGTCTCTGATACACAAACActtacacatatacacacagtCAACACAACATTTACTCAGCCTCTATATGCTGGATTTGATGTCCGTCACAGAGCGTCTTTAATCTAA
- the LOC141363569 gene encoding uncharacterized protein, producing MVTDVGCCYLALALSSNPSSHLRELDLSYNHPQHSGLQMLKVSLINCALEKLNLDHGEHFRVTPGLRKYFCDLTLDPLQKTSSDAQPWTHHQCCFLDSQGVSGLATDTLLQATRPRLIKPRSVSKWHATAPTVLPSSTRAIWMLSLLPPHYYLWLFFGWRLLCPVYHMPYSGCGWQIPYCLLPLAYTWSSTHSSDTAPPAPGASFIKRAYAQKCA from the exons ATGGTGACAGATGTAGGTTGTTGTTATTTGGCTTTAGCTCTGAGTTCAAACCCATCATCACATCTGAGAGAGCTGGATCTGAGCTACAATCACCCACAACACTCAGGACTGCAGATGCTCAAAGTAAGTCTTATAAACTGTGCTCTCGAAAAACTCAA TTTGGACCATGGAGAACACTTCAGGGTCACACCAGGACTGAgaaaat ATTTCTGTGATCTCACACTGGATCCGTTACAGAAAACATCTTCTGATGCACAACCTTGGACACATCATCAGTGTTGTTTCCTGGACTCACAGGGTGTTTCGGGTCTTGCAACAGACACCCTCCTCCAGGCGACCCGACCGAGGCTGATCAAACCCCGGTCTGTGTCCAAGTGGCATGCTACCGCCCCCACCGTTCTCCCCTCTTCAACCAGAGCCATCTGGATGCTTTCTCTGCTGCCTCCACATTATTACTTATGGCTCTTCTTCGGTTGGCGCCTGTTATGCCCAGTGTACCATATGCCTTATTCAGGGTGTGGCTGGCAAATCCCCTACTGCCTACTTCCACTGGCATACACCTGGTCCTCCACCCATTCGTCCGACACTGCTCCACCAgctcctggggcctcatttatcaagcgtgcgtacgcacagaagtgtgcgtaa
- the LOC129445387 gene encoding neoverrucotoxin subunit alpha: MLPPPPFSPLQPEPDPNTANVHLVLSEDNKKVTHLKEEQLYPDHPDRFKCYEQVLCNEGLTGRCYWEAEWSGWSDIAMAYKGIGRKGKTEDCDFGLNEKSWALSCVNGRFTVWCNKNSIDISVPSPQPKIIGVYLDWSAGTLSFYSVSDTRTLSHLHTVNTTFTEPLYAGFGFFYSDCSVSLCQNK; encoded by the coding sequence ATGCTACCGCCCCCACCGTTCTCCCCTCTTCAACCAGAGCCAGATCCAAACACAGCAAACGTTCATCTTGTTCTCTCTGAGGACAACAAAAAGGTGACACATTTGAAAGAGGAGCAGCTGTATCCTGATCATCCAGACAGATTTAAATGTTATGAACAGGTGCTGTGTAATGAGGGTCTGACTGGACGCTGTTATTGGGAGGCTGAATGGAGCGGCTGGTCTGATATAGCAATGGCATATAAAGGAATCGGAAGGAAAGGAAAGACTGAAGACTGCGATTTTGGACTCAATGAAAAGTCTTGGGCCTTGAGCTGTGTGAATGGCCGATTCACAGTGTGGTGTAATAAAAACAGCATTGACATATCTGTACCTTCACCACAACCTAAAATAATAGGAGTTTATCTGGACTGGTCGGCCGGCACTCTGTCCTTCTACAGCGTCTCTGACACTCGAACACTTTCACACTTACACACAGTCAACACAACATTTACTGAACCTCTATATGCTGGATTTGGGTTTTTTTATTCTGATTGCTCAGTGTCTCTGTgtcagaataaataa